From the Candida dubliniensis CD36 chromosome 2, complete sequence genome, the window attgatgattttattgCTTCTATTGAAAACACTGAAGGTACTGCTATTCCAGGTGGTGACACTACTCTTCaagttgttgattatgTTCCAGGATCAAGTTCCAgttctggttctggttctggttctggttctaGTACTGattctggttctggttctggtACTGGTTCTGAATCTGCTACTATTAGATCTACTACTGTTGTTTCATCAAGTTCTTGTGAAAGTAGTGGTGCTCATACTGATGGTGCTGGATCCACTGTTACTGAAGATAACACTGTTGTTGTCACTATCACTTCTTGTCATAATGATGCTTGTCATGCTACCACTGTTCCAGCTACTGTTAGTACTGGAGTTACTACTATCCATGGTACTGAAACCGTTTACACTACTTATTGTCCATTAAGTTCTTATGAAAGTGTTGAATCTACTAAAGTCATCACCATTACTTCATGTAGCGAAAACAAATGTCATCCAGCCACTGTTGAAGCAATCCCATCAACTGTTACTACTGTTACTCAAGGGGTTGTTACTGAATACATTACTTATTGTCCAGTTTCTTCAGTTGAAACTGCTACTCCAACTAAAGTTATCACTGTTGTTGCTtgtaatgaaaataaatgtCATGAAACTACTGCTATTGCTACTCCAACTGAAGTTTCTACTGAAGTTGAAGGTACTAGTACTAATTATATTACTTATAAACCAACTGGTTCTGGTCCAACTCAAGGTGAAACTTTTGCTACTAATGCCATCACTTCTGAAGGTACTGTTTATGTTCCAAAAACTACTGCTGTCACCACTCATGGTTCCACTTTTGAAACTGTTGCTTATATTACTGTTAGTAAAGCTACTCCAGCTAAAGGTGGTAACCAACCTGGTGGTTCTCAAGCTACTGCTACTCCTGTTCCTGGTGCTCCTGGTGCTCCAGGTGCTCAAGCAGGATCTGGAAACAAAGCTACTGTTGAAGCTCAAGCCACTCAAGGTGCCTTTACTCCTGAAAATGCTGGTGGGGCTAATGGCGAGCAAGTCGCTGTTTCTGCTAAA encodes:
- a CDS encoding flocculation protein, putative (Similar to S. cerevisiae FLO9), whose amino-acid sequence is MKVSTIFAAASALFAATTTMAQDVACLINNQQVAVVDLDTGVCPFTIPDSLAAFFTFVSLEEYNVQFYYTIVNNVRYNTDIRNAGKVINVPARSLYGVGAVPYFQVHLEKQLSANSTTAIRRRLMGETPIVKRDEIDDFIASIENTEGTAIPGGDTTLQVVDYVPGSSSSSGSGSGSGSSTDSGSGSGTGSESATIRSTTVVSSSSCESSGAHTDGAGSTVTEDNTVVVTITSCHNDACHATTVPATVSTGVTTIHGTETVYTTYCPLSSYESVESTKVITITSCSENKCHPATVEAIPSTVTTVTQGVVTEYITYCPVSSVETATPTKVITVVACNENKCHETTAIATPTEVSTEVEGTSTNYITYKPTGSGPTQGETFATNAITSEGTVYVPKTTAVTTHGSTFETVAYITVSKATPAKGGNQPGGSQATATPVPGAPGAPGAQAGSGNKATVEAQATQGAFTPENAGGANGEQVAVSAKTTISQTTVAKASGSGKAAISTFEAAAASAGASILALALIPLAYFI